The genomic region ACGGGTCTTCATCTGAGGGTTCAGCGCCATCGCCTTGTCTAACTCGCGCTCCATGTACTCGTGTTGCCTCTCGACATTGCTGATAAGACCGATCAACGCGGTGCGATCCGCCAGGGTAATGCGCTTCTCCGCTAAAAGGAGCATACCGCGCGCCCGCGCCTGGCCGAGGAATTCGGTGAGGGTCGGCATGTGAACCAATAGTGCCATGGTGAGGTGGTAGTCATGACCGGTTGGGTCGTACGAGAGGCCGAAGTAATCCAACATCAGATCGAGCAGCTTCAGATTGTCGTTGATGAGTGCCGTATGGGCGGCAAAACTCTCCTCACCGGAGATCGAGCACGAGGAGACGCCGTTCGCAAGCCGCATCCAGGCATCAAACGCCCTGCGCCAGGCGGCGGTGAGTCCGGGATCATGGATATCGGACGTGACGATCGCATCAAACGCCTCAACCGCCTTGTCGGTTTCGGTTTGCTTGGCGGCGCGTTGTGCCTCCATCATCGTGTCGCCGCCCAGAACACCGGCTGAGAGCCCCCGGTGCTGTTGCTGTAATTGCACCATCCTCAGCAGCGTCTTCGACGGTGCAATCCCGATATGCTTCAGGCCGGCCGATCGCAGCGCTCTGCTGCTTTGTACCATGTACATGGTCAGCGGCGCCACCACCAGGGCAAGGCACACCAGCCCGAATCCGAGCATCAGCCTGGTGCGTATTGTCATACGGTCATTGAACCACTGTAGCCGCTTGTCACAGTCTCAATCTGCTCCATCCGTTGAAAGACCACCGGAGATCAAGCCTGCACCTGGGCTATGTGACTGTCACCCGAAGATAGAGATCACCGCACGTCCCATCCCGACATTCAAGCCCTTTCCCTTTCAGTCGTAATCTGATCCCGGATCGGGTGCCGGGAGGGATCGCCACCATCAGCTCTTCGATCTGGTCGCCCCGCATGAAGCTGACGCGCTTGCGCACGCCGGAGGCGGCCTCTTGAGCGGTAATGGTCAGATGATACCGCAGATTCGGACCTCCATCGGCAGACTCTGAAGAGTCCGAATCTCCGGCGCTCCACCGTTTCATCAGGTTAAAGCCCGCTTTAAGCCCGCGACCGATCGCGGAAAACAAGCTTCCTGACCGTATTCGCTGAGAGCTGTCCGCTGGCTGCTGAGAGCCGACCTTCTCAACCGCCATACGCGAGGCGCGTCGTCTGAGCACCCCGATCGGCGCACCCATAAAGATGCCGCCAAAGACAAATCCGCGGCTACCGAAAAAGACCTGACGAACGAAGGCGTCGTCGAATCGGATACCGGCCCTGGCGAACTCACGGTTCATTTCCTGAAAGATCGACGACATGGCAGGATTGGAGAAGAGATCCCGGAAGATCTCTTCCTGAGAGTACTGAAATCCGCTGCCGCCGGCGCCGGCCCCAGCCTGGGCCTGGCGGAAGGCATCGTACTGCCGCCGCTTGCCCTGATCCATCAGGACGGCATACGCCTCGCTGATCGCTTTGAACCGCTCCCCCGCCCCGGGATCTCCCGAATTCTTGTCGGGATGGTGCTGGAGCGCGAGCCGCCGGTACGCCTTTCGCAGCTCCTCTTCCGTGGCCTGCTCCGTGACGCCGAGAGTAGCGTAATAGTCTTTTCCATTATCGCGCATGCGGGCCATGCTTATTCCTTAGAAAATAGCAATCAGCACTCAGCCGTCAGCCTCAGACAAACCCCCTTCGATCCCTCTTTCCTAAAGGGGGAAAGGGGAACATCTGGTCCCCCCGTTGCTGACGGGGGACAGGAGAAGTATCTGCCCCCCTTTGCTAAAAAGGGGGGGGTGGGGGGTTTTCGTATGCTGGTGTGGTCGTACCGCATGGGGTGTTACTCCGGCTTCGGGTACAGCGCGAGATAATCCTTTATGGCGTCGTGGGCGCTGCGGAACGCCAGATCCTCCCACGGAATCCTGGTCGGAGGGAAGACCTGCGCATCGAGCGCTTCGTCCTTCGCGGCAAGCTCGCCACCAATCACGCGCGCCGCGTAGGCGACGATCACGACCCCTGAGTCTTCATAGGAGTAGACATTCAGGAGCCGGTCGATCTCGACATCGAGGTTGACCTCTTCCCGGGTTTCGCGAACGGCCGCCGCCTCGACCCGCTCGCCCTTATCGACGAAGCCGCCGGGAAAGACCCATTTGCCGTATGCCGGGGAGATCGCCCGTCGGACCAGTACGATCCCACCGTCAAGCGTAAACAGGGTGCCTGCCGCCACCTTTGGGTCAGGATACTGGATGAATGAGCAGCTCTGACAGGCCGGCAGTTCCGGCCCGTCCAGCTTCAGCCGTCTGGGTTTAAGCGTCATCCCACACCGCGGGCAATATCGGAACGAGTCGTCAGAGCGGTGCGTATGGCCATGAGCGCGCTTGCCCTCGCCGGACACCTCGCGTTCCGATTGCGCTGCGCCCATCGGCCCATCGCCATCCGATTCGGCGATCCGTTCCAGGATCACCTCGCCGATCTTCGGGTGGACGCCCAGCGGCTGGGTAATCCGGTAGGTGATGCCGGGGTGCCGGCCGGCCGCCTGCCTGACAAGGTCGGGAATGCCGACGGCGACATGATGGCCCGATGCAAGAAAGTACGGGTGGACGATCACCTCTTCCGCCCCATCGGCGACGCAGGCGTCAAACCCCTGGTGGATGGTCGGCTCCCCAAGCTCCATGTGGGCGTAGTGAACGATGCGCAGGCCGAACTGCTCCCCCATCAGGCCGGCGACCTTACGGAGCAGGTCGTTTGATCCTTCGCGGCGACTACCGTGATCAACGATAAGAAGGGCTTGTCTCATATAGCCATAGTATACTACGCAGGATCGCAGGTGACAATCTTGCCCGCTAAGTGGACCTGCTCCAGCGCCGGAGTTTGACACGCCTGCAACGATTCCTTAGAATAGCACCACCATGAAAATTCTTCGTCTGGAGGTCCCGCACTGGGAGCGATTCGACGGCCTGATCCACGGCTTTCTTGGCCGCGTCAGCAGCCAGGGCCGGCCGTCAAACGCCGCCTTTCGCCTGTCATCCGATAACGGCGACGATGCGGCCGTCGTCAAGTCCAACTGGTGTGAATTAAAGCTGGGGCTTGGCCTGCGCGACATCAGCATTATCACGGCCAGGCAGGTCCACGGGAATACCGTTCTAAAGGTGTCACGCGGCGACGGCAAACTGACTGGGGTTGGGGATGGGCTGATGACCGATGCGCCCAACCTCTGCGTGGGGGTGATGGCGGCCGACTGCGTCCCGATCCTGTTCGTAGAGCCTGCTCGAAAGATTGCCGCCGCGGTCCATGCCGGCTGGCGAGGGACGGCTGCGGGCATCGCCCAACGGACGGTCGCGTCGATGAAAGAGGCCTATGGGATCGATCCCGCCGCGCTTCATGTGGCGATGGGGCCATCCATCGGTCCTTGCTGCTACGAGGTGGGACCAGAGGTCGCGGCGCAGATCGCAGCGAACTGGAAAGAGGAACTCAAGGGCGCCTGGAGGCCCAACCATGAGGGCAAGGGTCGCCTTGATCTCAGGACGCTGAACGAGATCCAGCTTCTCGGCGCAGGCATTCCTGGAGCGCAG from Candidatus Methylomirabilis tolerans harbors:
- a CDS encoding DnaJ domain-containing protein, whose translation is MARMRDNGKDYYATLGVTEQATEEELRKAYRRLALQHHPDKNSGDPGAGERFKAISEAYAVLMDQGKRRQYDAFRQAQAGAGAGGSGFQYSQEEIFRDLFSNPAMSSIFQEMNREFARAGIRFDDAFVRQVFFGSRGFVFGGIFMGAPIGVLRRRASRMAVEKVGSQQPADSSQRIRSGSLFSAIGRGLKAGFNLMKRWSAGDSDSSESADGGPNLRYHLTITAQEAASGVRKRVSFMRGDQIEELMVAIPPGTRSGIRLRLKGKGLECRDGTCGDLYLRVTVT
- a CDS encoding NUDIX domain-containing protein, which gives rise to MRQALLIVDHGSRREGSNDLLRKVAGLMGEQFGLRIVHYAHMELGEPTIHQGFDACVADGAEEVIVHPYFLASGHHVAVGIPDLVRQAAGRHPGITYRITQPLGVHPKIGEVILERIAESDGDGPMGAAQSEREVSGEGKRAHGHTHRSDDSFRYCPRCGMTLKPRRLKLDGPELPACQSCSFIQYPDPKVAAGTLFTLDGGIVLVRRAISPAYGKWVFPGGFVDKGERVEAAAVRETREEVNLDVEIDRLLNVYSYEDSGVVIVAYAARVIGGELAAKDEALDAQVFPPTRIPWEDLAFRSAHDAIKDYLALYPKPE
- the pgeF gene encoding peptidoglycan editing factor PgeF, whose protein sequence is MKILRLEVPHWERFDGLIHGFLGRVSSQGRPSNAAFRLSSDNGDDAAVVKSNWCELKLGLGLRDISIITARQVHGNTVLKVSRGDGKLTGVGDGLMTDAPNLCVGVMAADCVPILFVEPARKIAAAVHAGWRGTAAGIAQRTVASMKEAYGIDPAALHVAMGPSIGPCCYEVGPEVAAQIAANWKEELKGAWRPNHEGKGRLDLRTLNEIQLLGAGIPGAQISKIGPCTACSVADFFSYRKEGKSGHQLSFVGWRR